From one Trifolium pratense cultivar HEN17-A07 linkage group LG1, ARS_RC_1.1, whole genome shotgun sequence genomic stretch:
- the LOC123902915 gene encoding rab GTPase-activating protein 22-like isoform X1 gives MNTSAHLHTDTTAILSVAAGTKTGRKGRLSLMAAAQANSTPAVVFTALAGVAIVAVIFYGASRKRKHALSPQYWKSLFTEDGRLRDGGIKLLKKVRSGGVHPRIRDEVWPFLLGVYDFNSTKDERDAVRTQNRKKYEGLRRKCRKLIKQSSERSKLNDLGEISNEGGDGSLQDSGSSSSDDAASSREFLSSQDITPDAEYSDYPSTVSLEDDYVNVDNADASILDTDSTEAPEVIQTVPPIDVPEDNNPIKTTKDSAEGSEVIQTAPPDDVPEDNNPVKTSKEVSSPLQKKVPPKLPTNEDFSTWQRIIRLDAIRANAEWMEHYPSQAAISDNIARRTAEDVGLEDYGHLEAGRILHAARLVAILEAYALYDSEIGYCQGMSDLLSPIISIISEDHEAFWCFVGFMKKARQNFRLDEVGIKRQLELVAKIIKYKDAHLFKHLEKLQAEDCFFVYRMVVVLFRRELTFEQTLCLWEVMWADQAAIRAGIGGISAWNKVRKRAPPTDDLLLYAIAASVLQRRKLIIETYSSMDEIIRECNSMSGQLDVLKLLDDAHSLVVALHDKIET, from the exons atgaacACATCCGCTCACTTACACACCGACACAACTGCCATTCTATCTGTTGCCGCCGGTACCAAAACCGGCCGTAAGGGAAGATTATCTCTCATGGCCGCCGCTCAAGCCAACTCTACTCCCGCTGTTGTTTTCACCGCTCTCGCTGGTGTTGCTATTGTCGCTGTCATTTTCTACGGTGCCAGCAG GAAAAGAAAACACGCCCTTTCACCTCAGTATTGGAAAAGCTTGTTTACAGAAGATGGTAGACTTCGTGATGGTGGAATTAAGCTCCTGAAAAAAGTGCGCAGTGGA GGTGTTCATCCTAGAATAAGGGATGAAGTTTGGCCATTTCTACTTGGAGT GTATGACTTTAACAGCACCAAAGATGAAAGAGATGCTGTAAGAACTCAAAATAG AAAGAAGTATGAAGGACTCCGTAGAAAATGCAGGAAACTCATCAAGCAAAGCAGTGAAAGAAGCAAGTTAAATGATCTTGGTGAAATCAGCAATGAAGGAGGTGATGGAAGTCTTCAAGATTCTGGTTCTTCTAGTTCCGATGATGCTGCCAGTTCCAGGGAATTCCTTTCTAGTCAGGACATAACTCCAGACGCTGAATATTCAGATTATCCATCCACCGTCTCATTGGAAGATGATTATGTTAATGTTGACAATGCTGATGCATCTATACTGGATACAGATTCCACTGAAGCTCCTGAAGTAATTCAAACAGTTCCTCCCATTGATGTTCCGGAAGATAACAACCCCATTAAAACTACCAAGGATTCTGCTGAAGGTTCTGAAGTAATTCAAACAGCTCCTCCTGATGATGTTCCAGAAGATAACAACCCCGTGAAAACTTCCAAGGAAGTCTCATCTCCCTTACAAAAAAAAGTTCCACCGAAGCTACCAACTAATGAAGACTTCTCCACCTGGCAACGAATTATCCGACTCGATGCAATACGTGCCAATGCAGAATGGATGGAACACTATCCCTCTCAAGCTGCCATATCAGACAATATAGCACGTCGTACTGCTGAGGATGTTGGCTTGGAGGATTATGGTCACCTAGAGGCTGGCAGAATCTTACATGCTGCCCGACTAGTTGCTATTCTTGAAGCATATGCACTATATGACTCTGAAATTGGCTACTGCCAGGGTATGAGTGACCTGCTATCTCCTATAATTAGTATTATATCAGAGGATCATGAGGCTTTCTGGTGTTTCGTTGGATTCATGAAGAAGGCACGACAAAATTTTAGGCTTGATGAGGTGGGTATAAAGAGGCAACTAGAATTAGTTGCAAAAATAATCAAGTATAAGGATGCCCATCTATTTAAGCATTTGGAGAAACTTCAAGCTGAAGATTGCTTTTTTGTGTATAGGATGGTGGTGGTATTGTTTCGAAGGGAATTGACATTTGAACAGACTCTTTGCCTTTGGGAAGTAATGTGGGCAGATCAAGCTGCAATCAGAGCAGGTATTGGTGGGATTTCTGCATGGAACAAAGTCAGAAAGCGTGCACCACCGACAGATGATCTTTTGCTTTACGCAATAGCAGCTTCGGTATTACAGAGGAGGAAACTGATCATTGAAACGTATAGCAGCATGGATGAGATCATTAGGGAATGCAATAGCATGTCAGGACAGCTTGATGTTTTGAAATTGCTAGATGATGCACATAGCTTAGTGGTCGCTCTTCATGACAAAATAGAGACATGA
- the LOC123902915 gene encoding rab GTPase-activating protein 22-like isoform X2 — MNTSAHLHTDTTAILSVAAGTKTGRKGRLSLMAAAQANSTPAVVFTALAGVAIVAVIFYGASRKRKHALSPQYWKSLFTEDGRLRDGGIKLLKKGVHPRIRDEVWPFLLGVYDFNSTKDERDAVRTQNRKKYEGLRRKCRKLIKQSSERSKLNDLGEISNEGGDGSLQDSGSSSSDDAASSREFLSSQDITPDAEYSDYPSTVSLEDDYVNVDNADASILDTDSTEAPEVIQTVPPIDVPEDNNPIKTTKDSAEGSEVIQTAPPDDVPEDNNPVKTSKEVSSPLQKKVPPKLPTNEDFSTWQRIIRLDAIRANAEWMEHYPSQAAISDNIARRTAEDVGLEDYGHLEAGRILHAARLVAILEAYALYDSEIGYCQGMSDLLSPIISIISEDHEAFWCFVGFMKKARQNFRLDEVGIKRQLELVAKIIKYKDAHLFKHLEKLQAEDCFFVYRMVVVLFRRELTFEQTLCLWEVMWADQAAIRAGIGGISAWNKVRKRAPPTDDLLLYAIAASVLQRRKLIIETYSSMDEIIRECNSMSGQLDVLKLLDDAHSLVVALHDKIET, encoded by the exons atgaacACATCCGCTCACTTACACACCGACACAACTGCCATTCTATCTGTTGCCGCCGGTACCAAAACCGGCCGTAAGGGAAGATTATCTCTCATGGCCGCCGCTCAAGCCAACTCTACTCCCGCTGTTGTTTTCACCGCTCTCGCTGGTGTTGCTATTGTCGCTGTCATTTTCTACGGTGCCAGCAG GAAAAGAAAACACGCCCTTTCACCTCAGTATTGGAAAAGCTTGTTTACAGAAGATGGTAGACTTCGTGATGGTGGAATTAAGCTCCTGAAAAAA GGTGTTCATCCTAGAATAAGGGATGAAGTTTGGCCATTTCTACTTGGAGT GTATGACTTTAACAGCACCAAAGATGAAAGAGATGCTGTAAGAACTCAAAATAG AAAGAAGTATGAAGGACTCCGTAGAAAATGCAGGAAACTCATCAAGCAAAGCAGTGAAAGAAGCAAGTTAAATGATCTTGGTGAAATCAGCAATGAAGGAGGTGATGGAAGTCTTCAAGATTCTGGTTCTTCTAGTTCCGATGATGCTGCCAGTTCCAGGGAATTCCTTTCTAGTCAGGACATAACTCCAGACGCTGAATATTCAGATTATCCATCCACCGTCTCATTGGAAGATGATTATGTTAATGTTGACAATGCTGATGCATCTATACTGGATACAGATTCCACTGAAGCTCCTGAAGTAATTCAAACAGTTCCTCCCATTGATGTTCCGGAAGATAACAACCCCATTAAAACTACCAAGGATTCTGCTGAAGGTTCTGAAGTAATTCAAACAGCTCCTCCTGATGATGTTCCAGAAGATAACAACCCCGTGAAAACTTCCAAGGAAGTCTCATCTCCCTTACAAAAAAAAGTTCCACCGAAGCTACCAACTAATGAAGACTTCTCCACCTGGCAACGAATTATCCGACTCGATGCAATACGTGCCAATGCAGAATGGATGGAACACTATCCCTCTCAAGCTGCCATATCAGACAATATAGCACGTCGTACTGCTGAGGATGTTGGCTTGGAGGATTATGGTCACCTAGAGGCTGGCAGAATCTTACATGCTGCCCGACTAGTTGCTATTCTTGAAGCATATGCACTATATGACTCTGAAATTGGCTACTGCCAGGGTATGAGTGACCTGCTATCTCCTATAATTAGTATTATATCAGAGGATCATGAGGCTTTCTGGTGTTTCGTTGGATTCATGAAGAAGGCACGACAAAATTTTAGGCTTGATGAGGTGGGTATAAAGAGGCAACTAGAATTAGTTGCAAAAATAATCAAGTATAAGGATGCCCATCTATTTAAGCATTTGGAGAAACTTCAAGCTGAAGATTGCTTTTTTGTGTATAGGATGGTGGTGGTATTGTTTCGAAGGGAATTGACATTTGAACAGACTCTTTGCCTTTGGGAAGTAATGTGGGCAGATCAAGCTGCAATCAGAGCAGGTATTGGTGGGATTTCTGCATGGAACAAAGTCAGAAAGCGTGCACCACCGACAGATGATCTTTTGCTTTACGCAATAGCAGCTTCGGTATTACAGAGGAGGAAACTGATCATTGAAACGTATAGCAGCATGGATGAGATCATTAGGGAATGCAATAGCATGTCAGGACAGCTTGATGTTTTGAAATTGCTAGATGATGCACATAGCTTAGTGGTCGCTCTTCATGACAAAATAGAGACATGA
- the LOC123902915 gene encoding rab GTPase-activating protein 22-like isoform X3: MYHMLRKRKHALSPQYWKSLFTEDGRLRDGGIKLLKKVRSGGVHPRIRDEVWPFLLGVYDFNSTKDERDAVRTQNRKKYEGLRRKCRKLIKQSSERSKLNDLGEISNEGGDGSLQDSGSSSSDDAASSREFLSSQDITPDAEYSDYPSTVSLEDDYVNVDNADASILDTDSTEAPEVIQTVPPIDVPEDNNPIKTTKDSAEGSEVIQTAPPDDVPEDNNPVKTSKEVSSPLQKKVPPKLPTNEDFSTWQRIIRLDAIRANAEWMEHYPSQAAISDNIARRTAEDVGLEDYGHLEAGRILHAARLVAILEAYALYDSEIGYCQGMSDLLSPIISIISEDHEAFWCFVGFMKKARQNFRLDEVGIKRQLELVAKIIKYKDAHLFKHLEKLQAEDCFFVYRMVVVLFRRELTFEQTLCLWEVMWADQAAIRAGIGGISAWNKVRKRAPPTDDLLLYAIAASVLQRRKLIIETYSSMDEIIRECNSMSGQLDVLKLLDDAHSLVVALHDKIET; this comes from the exons ATGTATCATATGTTGag GAAAAGAAAACACGCCCTTTCACCTCAGTATTGGAAAAGCTTGTTTACAGAAGATGGTAGACTTCGTGATGGTGGAATTAAGCTCCTGAAAAAAGTGCGCAGTGGA GGTGTTCATCCTAGAATAAGGGATGAAGTTTGGCCATTTCTACTTGGAGT GTATGACTTTAACAGCACCAAAGATGAAAGAGATGCTGTAAGAACTCAAAATAG AAAGAAGTATGAAGGACTCCGTAGAAAATGCAGGAAACTCATCAAGCAAAGCAGTGAAAGAAGCAAGTTAAATGATCTTGGTGAAATCAGCAATGAAGGAGGTGATGGAAGTCTTCAAGATTCTGGTTCTTCTAGTTCCGATGATGCTGCCAGTTCCAGGGAATTCCTTTCTAGTCAGGACATAACTCCAGACGCTGAATATTCAGATTATCCATCCACCGTCTCATTGGAAGATGATTATGTTAATGTTGACAATGCTGATGCATCTATACTGGATACAGATTCCACTGAAGCTCCTGAAGTAATTCAAACAGTTCCTCCCATTGATGTTCCGGAAGATAACAACCCCATTAAAACTACCAAGGATTCTGCTGAAGGTTCTGAAGTAATTCAAACAGCTCCTCCTGATGATGTTCCAGAAGATAACAACCCCGTGAAAACTTCCAAGGAAGTCTCATCTCCCTTACAAAAAAAAGTTCCACCGAAGCTACCAACTAATGAAGACTTCTCCACCTGGCAACGAATTATCCGACTCGATGCAATACGTGCCAATGCAGAATGGATGGAACACTATCCCTCTCAAGCTGCCATATCAGACAATATAGCACGTCGTACTGCTGAGGATGTTGGCTTGGAGGATTATGGTCACCTAGAGGCTGGCAGAATCTTACATGCTGCCCGACTAGTTGCTATTCTTGAAGCATATGCACTATATGACTCTGAAATTGGCTACTGCCAGGGTATGAGTGACCTGCTATCTCCTATAATTAGTATTATATCAGAGGATCATGAGGCTTTCTGGTGTTTCGTTGGATTCATGAAGAAGGCACGACAAAATTTTAGGCTTGATGAGGTGGGTATAAAGAGGCAACTAGAATTAGTTGCAAAAATAATCAAGTATAAGGATGCCCATCTATTTAAGCATTTGGAGAAACTTCAAGCTGAAGATTGCTTTTTTGTGTATAGGATGGTGGTGGTATTGTTTCGAAGGGAATTGACATTTGAACAGACTCTTTGCCTTTGGGAAGTAATGTGGGCAGATCAAGCTGCAATCAGAGCAGGTATTGGTGGGATTTCTGCATGGAACAAAGTCAGAAAGCGTGCACCACCGACAGATGATCTTTTGCTTTACGCAATAGCAGCTTCGGTATTACAGAGGAGGAAACTGATCATTGAAACGTATAGCAGCATGGATGAGATCATTAGGGAATGCAATAGCATGTCAGGACAGCTTGATGTTTTGAAATTGCTAGATGATGCACATAGCTTAGTGGTCGCTCTTCATGACAAAATAGAGACATGA
- the LOC123902915 gene encoding rab GTPase-activating protein 22-like isoform X4 produces the protein MYHMLRKRKHALSPQYWKSLFTEDGRLRDGGIKLLKKGVHPRIRDEVWPFLLGVYDFNSTKDERDAVRTQNRKKYEGLRRKCRKLIKQSSERSKLNDLGEISNEGGDGSLQDSGSSSSDDAASSREFLSSQDITPDAEYSDYPSTVSLEDDYVNVDNADASILDTDSTEAPEVIQTVPPIDVPEDNNPIKTTKDSAEGSEVIQTAPPDDVPEDNNPVKTSKEVSSPLQKKVPPKLPTNEDFSTWQRIIRLDAIRANAEWMEHYPSQAAISDNIARRTAEDVGLEDYGHLEAGRILHAARLVAILEAYALYDSEIGYCQGMSDLLSPIISIISEDHEAFWCFVGFMKKARQNFRLDEVGIKRQLELVAKIIKYKDAHLFKHLEKLQAEDCFFVYRMVVVLFRRELTFEQTLCLWEVMWADQAAIRAGIGGISAWNKVRKRAPPTDDLLLYAIAASVLQRRKLIIETYSSMDEIIRECNSMSGQLDVLKLLDDAHSLVVALHDKIET, from the exons ATGTATCATATGTTGag GAAAAGAAAACACGCCCTTTCACCTCAGTATTGGAAAAGCTTGTTTACAGAAGATGGTAGACTTCGTGATGGTGGAATTAAGCTCCTGAAAAAA GGTGTTCATCCTAGAATAAGGGATGAAGTTTGGCCATTTCTACTTGGAGT GTATGACTTTAACAGCACCAAAGATGAAAGAGATGCTGTAAGAACTCAAAATAG AAAGAAGTATGAAGGACTCCGTAGAAAATGCAGGAAACTCATCAAGCAAAGCAGTGAAAGAAGCAAGTTAAATGATCTTGGTGAAATCAGCAATGAAGGAGGTGATGGAAGTCTTCAAGATTCTGGTTCTTCTAGTTCCGATGATGCTGCCAGTTCCAGGGAATTCCTTTCTAGTCAGGACATAACTCCAGACGCTGAATATTCAGATTATCCATCCACCGTCTCATTGGAAGATGATTATGTTAATGTTGACAATGCTGATGCATCTATACTGGATACAGATTCCACTGAAGCTCCTGAAGTAATTCAAACAGTTCCTCCCATTGATGTTCCGGAAGATAACAACCCCATTAAAACTACCAAGGATTCTGCTGAAGGTTCTGAAGTAATTCAAACAGCTCCTCCTGATGATGTTCCAGAAGATAACAACCCCGTGAAAACTTCCAAGGAAGTCTCATCTCCCTTACAAAAAAAAGTTCCACCGAAGCTACCAACTAATGAAGACTTCTCCACCTGGCAACGAATTATCCGACTCGATGCAATACGTGCCAATGCAGAATGGATGGAACACTATCCCTCTCAAGCTGCCATATCAGACAATATAGCACGTCGTACTGCTGAGGATGTTGGCTTGGAGGATTATGGTCACCTAGAGGCTGGCAGAATCTTACATGCTGCCCGACTAGTTGCTATTCTTGAAGCATATGCACTATATGACTCTGAAATTGGCTACTGCCAGGGTATGAGTGACCTGCTATCTCCTATAATTAGTATTATATCAGAGGATCATGAGGCTTTCTGGTGTTTCGTTGGATTCATGAAGAAGGCACGACAAAATTTTAGGCTTGATGAGGTGGGTATAAAGAGGCAACTAGAATTAGTTGCAAAAATAATCAAGTATAAGGATGCCCATCTATTTAAGCATTTGGAGAAACTTCAAGCTGAAGATTGCTTTTTTGTGTATAGGATGGTGGTGGTATTGTTTCGAAGGGAATTGACATTTGAACAGACTCTTTGCCTTTGGGAAGTAATGTGGGCAGATCAAGCTGCAATCAGAGCAGGTATTGGTGGGATTTCTGCATGGAACAAAGTCAGAAAGCGTGCACCACCGACAGATGATCTTTTGCTTTACGCAATAGCAGCTTCGGTATTACAGAGGAGGAAACTGATCATTGAAACGTATAGCAGCATGGATGAGATCATTAGGGAATGCAATAGCATGTCAGGACAGCTTGATGTTTTGAAATTGCTAGATGATGCACATAGCTTAGTGGTCGCTCTTCATGACAAAATAGAGACATGA
- the LOC123902915 gene encoding rab GTPase-activating protein 22-like isoform X5, translated as MKFGHFYLEYRYDFNSTKDERDAVRTQNRKKYEGLRRKCRKLIKQSSERSKLNDLGEISNEGGDGSLQDSGSSSSDDAASSREFLSSQDITPDAEYSDYPSTVSLEDDYVNVDNADASILDTDSTEAPEVIQTVPPIDVPEDNNPIKTTKDSAEGSEVIQTAPPDDVPEDNNPVKTSKEVSSPLQKKVPPKLPTNEDFSTWQRIIRLDAIRANAEWMEHYPSQAAISDNIARRTAEDVGLEDYGHLEAGRILHAARLVAILEAYALYDSEIGYCQGMSDLLSPIISIISEDHEAFWCFVGFMKKARQNFRLDEVGIKRQLELVAKIIKYKDAHLFKHLEKLQAEDCFFVYRMVVVLFRRELTFEQTLCLWEVMWADQAAIRAGIGGISAWNKVRKRAPPTDDLLLYAIAASVLQRRKLIIETYSSMDEIIRECNSMSGQLDVLKLLDDAHSLVVALHDKIET; from the exons ATGAAGTTTGGCCATTTCTACTTGGAGT ACAGGTATGACTTTAACAGCACCAAAGATGAAAGAGATGCTGTAAGAACTCAAAATAG AAAGAAGTATGAAGGACTCCGTAGAAAATGCAGGAAACTCATCAAGCAAAGCAGTGAAAGAAGCAAGTTAAATGATCTTGGTGAAATCAGCAATGAAGGAGGTGATGGAAGTCTTCAAGATTCTGGTTCTTCTAGTTCCGATGATGCTGCCAGTTCCAGGGAATTCCTTTCTAGTCAGGACATAACTCCAGACGCTGAATATTCAGATTATCCATCCACCGTCTCATTGGAAGATGATTATGTTAATGTTGACAATGCTGATGCATCTATACTGGATACAGATTCCACTGAAGCTCCTGAAGTAATTCAAACAGTTCCTCCCATTGATGTTCCGGAAGATAACAACCCCATTAAAACTACCAAGGATTCTGCTGAAGGTTCTGAAGTAATTCAAACAGCTCCTCCTGATGATGTTCCAGAAGATAACAACCCCGTGAAAACTTCCAAGGAAGTCTCATCTCCCTTACAAAAAAAAGTTCCACCGAAGCTACCAACTAATGAAGACTTCTCCACCTGGCAACGAATTATCCGACTCGATGCAATACGTGCCAATGCAGAATGGATGGAACACTATCCCTCTCAAGCTGCCATATCAGACAATATAGCACGTCGTACTGCTGAGGATGTTGGCTTGGAGGATTATGGTCACCTAGAGGCTGGCAGAATCTTACATGCTGCCCGACTAGTTGCTATTCTTGAAGCATATGCACTATATGACTCTGAAATTGGCTACTGCCAGGGTATGAGTGACCTGCTATCTCCTATAATTAGTATTATATCAGAGGATCATGAGGCTTTCTGGTGTTTCGTTGGATTCATGAAGAAGGCACGACAAAATTTTAGGCTTGATGAGGTGGGTATAAAGAGGCAACTAGAATTAGTTGCAAAAATAATCAAGTATAAGGATGCCCATCTATTTAAGCATTTGGAGAAACTTCAAGCTGAAGATTGCTTTTTTGTGTATAGGATGGTGGTGGTATTGTTTCGAAGGGAATTGACATTTGAACAGACTCTTTGCCTTTGGGAAGTAATGTGGGCAGATCAAGCTGCAATCAGAGCAGGTATTGGTGGGATTTCTGCATGGAACAAAGTCAGAAAGCGTGCACCACCGACAGATGATCTTTTGCTTTACGCAATAGCAGCTTCGGTATTACAGAGGAGGAAACTGATCATTGAAACGTATAGCAGCATGGATGAGATCATTAGGGAATGCAATAGCATGTCAGGACAGCTTGATGTTTTGAAATTGCTAGATGATGCACATAGCTTAGTGGTCGCTCTTCATGACAAAATAGAGACATGA
- the LOC123902910 gene encoding pentatricopeptide repeat-containing protein At2g13600-like, whose amino-acid sequence MHTLLSKPLTLQSQPNTPIPQNQTKPLNLSLLYTHPLTSSTYSTILQYSNSLTLGKQLHAHSIKTGFHNHHFVQTKLLQMYSINSFFQDACHLFDIMPVKSLHSWIALIRLYLNMGLFEKGVMLFEQLLCDDGVGEKLDFFVFPVVLNICCGLRDLELGRQLHGMILKHGFVTNVYVGNALIDMYGKCGSLGEAKKVLEAMPLKDRVSWNSIITACAFNGMVHEALDLLQNMLMSELEPNVVTWSAVIGGFSSNGYDVESVELLARMVGAGVAPNARTLASVLPACARMKRLCLGKVLHGYIVRRGLFSNGFVVNALVDMYRRCGDMKSAFEVFSKYVRKCAASYNTMIVGYSEHGNIIRAKELFDQMEQEGVERKRNRISWNCMISGYVNNFMLNEALILFRDLLINGIEPDSFTLGSVLTGCADMASIRRGKEIHSIAIVKGLQSNSFVGGALVEMYCKCNDIIAAQMAFDEISERDTSTWNALISGYARSNQIEKIRELLERMKRDGFEPNVYTWNSILAGLVENKQYDPAMQLFNEMQVSNLRPDIYTVGIILAACSKLATIHRGKQVHAYSVRAGYDSDVHIGATLVDMYAKCGGIKHCYQVYNKISNPNLVCHNAMLTAYAMHGHGEEGIAIFRRMLADKVRPDHITFLSVLSSCVHAGSIEIGYECFYLMKKFNITPTLKHYTCMVDLLSRAGKLDEAFQLIKNMPMEADSVTWSALLGGCFIHKEVSLGEIAAEKLIELEPGNTGNYVMLANLYASAGRWHDLAKIRELMNDRGMQKSPGCSWIEDRDGVHVFLASDKTHQRAEEIYYMLDNLTKFIRIKEHKSFIT is encoded by the coding sequence ATGCATACCTTGCTTTCAAAACCCCTCACACTTCAATCACAACCAAACACACCAATTCcccaaaaccaaacaaaaccacTCAATTTATCCCTTCTTTACACCCACCCACTTACTTCCAGCACCTACTCAACCATTCTCCAATATTCCAACTCCCTCACTTTAGGAAAACAACTTCATGCCCACTCCATCAAAACTGGCTTTCACAATCACCACTTTGTTCAAACCAAGTTACTCCAAATGTATTCAATTAACTCCTTTTTCCAAGATGCATGCCACCTGTTCGACATAATGCCTGTTAAAAGCTTGCATTCTTGGATTGCACTTATACGTCTTTACCTTAATATGGGGTTGTTTGAAAAAGGTGTTATGCTTTTTGAACAACTGTTATGTGATGATGGGGTGGGagaaaaattggatttttttgtgTTTCCTGTTGTTTTGAACATTTGTTGTGGTCTTCGTGATTTGGAATTAGGTAGACAACTTCATGGGATGATTTTGAAACATGGGTTTGTTACTAATGTTTATGTGGGGAATGCTTTGATTGATATGTATGGTAAATGTGGGAGTTTGGGTGAGGCTAAGAAAGTTTTAGAAGCAATGCCGCTAAAGGATCGTGTCTCTTGGAATTCTATTATAACTGCGTGTGCTTTTAATGGGATGGTGCATGAAGCGTTGGATCTCTTGCAAAATATGTTGATGAGTGAGTTGGAACCCAATGTTGTTACTTGGAGTGCAGTTATTGGAGGATTCTCGAGTAATGGTTATGATGTTGAGTCGGTTGAATTGTTAGCTAGAATGGTAGGAGCAGGGGTGGCGCCAAATGCTCGGACGCTGGCGAGCGTTCTACCTGCTTGTGCTAGGATGAAAAGGCTTTGCCTTGGGAAAGTATTGCATGGCTATATTGTTAGACGTGGGTTGTTCTCTAATGGTTTTGTTGTGAATGCATTAGTGGATATGTATAGAAGGTGTGGTGATATGAAAAGTGCCTTCGAAGTGTTTTCCAAATATGTGAGGAAATGTGCAGCGTCTTACAATACAATGATAGTTGGTTATTCGGAACACGGGAACATTATAAGGGCAAAGGAATTATTTGATCAGATGGAACAAGAAGGTGTGGAGAGGAAGAGGAATAGAATATCATGGAATTGTATGATATCCGGGTATGTGAATAATTTCATGCTTAATGAAGCTCTCATATTGTTTCGAGATTTACTGATCAACGGAATTGAACCTGATTCATTCACTCTTGGAAGTGTCCTTACTGGCTGTGCTGATATGGCTTCTATTCGACGAGGGAAAGAGATACATTCCATTGCAATTGTCAAAGGTCTGCAGTCCAACAGTTTTGTCGGCGGAGCTTTGGTAGAAATGTACTGTAAATGCAATGACATTATAGCTGCTCAAATGGCATTTGATGAAATAAGTGAAAGAGATACATCAACATGGAATGCATTGATATCTGGCTACGCTCGGTCTAATCAAATTGAAAAGATCAGAGAACTTCTTGAGAGAATGAAAAGGGATGGTTTTGAGCCAAATGTGTATACATGGAATAGTATTTTAGCTGGCCTTGTGGAAAATAAACAATATGATCCAGCAATGCAATTGTTCAATGAAATGCAGGTTTCAAATTTGAGGCCTGACATATACACAGTTGGAATAATCTTAGCAGCATGCTCCAAGTTGGCAACAATTCACCGAGGAAAGCAGGTCCATGCATATTCCGTAAGAGCCGGGTACGACTCTGATGTTCATATTGGAGCCACCTTAGTAGACATGTATGCAAAATGTGGCGGTATTAAACACTGCTATCAAGTTTATAACAAGATATCAAATCCTAATTTGGTGTGCCACAATGCTATGCTCACTGCTTATGCTATGCACGGACATGGAGAAGAAGGAATTGCTATTTTCCGCAGAATGTTGGCTGACAAAGTTAGACCGGACCATATAACTTTCCTATCAGTTCTTTCTTCATGTGTTCATGCAGGATCCATTGAGATTGGTTATGAATgcttttatttaatgaaaaaattcAACATCACACCCACATTAAAACATTATACGTGTATGGTCGACCTCTTGAGTCGTGCAGGGAAGCTCGATGAAGCATTTCAACTCATCAAAAACATGCCAATGGAAGCTGATTCAGTGACTTGGAGTGCTTTGCTTGGAGGTTGTTTTATTCACAAGGAAGTTTCCTTAGGTGAAATTGCAGCAGAAAAACTCATAGAATTGGAGCCGGGTAACACCGGAAACTATGTTATGTTAGCAAACTTGTATGCTTCTGCAGGGCGATGGCATGATCTTGCTAAAATTAGAGAGTTGATGAATGATAGGGGAATGCAAAAGAGCCCAGGATGTAGTTGGATAGAAGATAGAGATGGGGTTCATGTTTTTCTTGCTAGTGATAAAACTCACCAAAGAGCAGAAGAGATATATTATATGCTGGATAATTTGACCAAGTTTATTAGAATAAAAGAACATAAATCATTTATAACATGA